A genomic region of Micromonospora sp. NBRC 110009 contains the following coding sequences:
- a CDS encoding NUDIX domain-containing protein, whose protein sequence is MHVVVTGALVENGAVLLVHRRPTKRAYPDVWDLPGGQVEAGESELQALAREMHEELGVHIVAESASRLGVLHAGSGEDAVHVGVWQIGDWVGSPTNRAPDEHDDIAWVGISELGGLPLVHGVLAAMVRSLPEFECARRHSDVTDCNQDDRGTKADCRAC, encoded by the coding sequence ATGCATGTCGTCGTCACAGGCGCACTCGTCGAAAACGGCGCGGTCCTGCTAGTACACCGCAGGCCGACCAAACGGGCATACCCAGATGTCTGGGACCTGCCCGGGGGGCAGGTCGAAGCGGGTGAGTCGGAACTACAAGCCCTCGCGCGTGAGATGCACGAGGAGCTCGGTGTTCACATTGTGGCGGAGTCCGCTTCACGGTTGGGCGTCTTGCATGCCGGCAGTGGTGAGGACGCCGTTCACGTGGGCGTCTGGCAAATCGGAGACTGGGTTGGCTCTCCGACCAACCGTGCACCTGACGAGCATGACGACATCGCATGGGTCGGGATCAGCGAGCTGGGCGGCCTTCCCCTCGTGCATGGTGTCTTGGCGGCAATGGTTCGTTCTCTGCCTGAGTTTGAGTGCGCCCGCAGGCACTCAGATGTCACCGACTGTAACCAGGACGACCGAGGAACCAAGGCCGACTGTCGTGCATGTTAG
- a CDS encoding GNAT family N-acetyltransferase yields the protein MSWLPEDFVHPVYVPVPNTALHVRPIREADAARDYPAVMGSRERLWEIFGPAWAWPQETMTYEANRIDLRRHEKEIAAHQSFNYALLDAEETAIFGCVYIDPPERTGSDGEVSWWVVDDLVGGEVERALDALVPHWIAADWPFQQPRYLGRDITWQDWLALPRV from the coding sequence ATGAGTTGGCTGCCTGAGGACTTCGTCCACCCCGTCTACGTGCCCGTGCCCAACACCGCGCTTCATGTGCGGCCGATCCGGGAGGCGGACGCCGCGCGCGACTACCCCGCCGTGATGGGCTCCCGAGAGCGCTTGTGGGAAATCTTCGGTCCGGCCTGGGCTTGGCCCCAGGAGACGATGACGTATGAAGCGAACCGCATCGACCTGCGGCGGCACGAGAAGGAGATTGCCGCGCACCAGTCGTTCAACTACGCGCTGCTGGACGCGGAGGAGACGGCGATCTTCGGCTGCGTCTACATCGACCCGCCGGAGCGCACCGGCTCCGACGGAGAGGTCTCCTGGTGGGTGGTGGACGACCTCGTAGGCGGCGAGGTGGAGCGCGCGCTCGACGCGCTGGTGCCGCACTGGATCGCCGCCGACTGGCCCTTCCAGCAGCCTCGCTATCTGGGCCGCGACATCACCTGGCAGGACTGGCTCGCGCTGCCGCGCGTCTAG
- a CDS encoding DNA alkylation repair protein translates to MVAEVMAELAELEDPKTREVNEKHGDDHGVNLGKLRALAKRLRTQQELACQLWETDDTAARLLAILICRPKAFERDELDVMLREARTPKVHDWLVTYVVKKNPHSEELRLAWSADPDPVVASAGWALTTERVTKEPEGLDLAGLLDVIEAEMKDAPDRLQWAMNHCLAQIGIEHAEHRARAIDIGERLKVLEDYPTSPGCTSPFAPIWITEMVRRQHDK, encoded by the coding sequence ATGGTGGCCGAGGTGATGGCCGAGCTGGCCGAACTGGAGGATCCGAAGACCCGCGAGGTGAACGAGAAACACGGCGACGATCACGGGGTGAACCTCGGCAAGCTGCGCGCGCTCGCGAAGCGGCTGAGGACGCAGCAGGAACTCGCGTGCCAGCTCTGGGAGACGGATGACACCGCGGCGAGACTGCTGGCGATCCTGATCTGCCGTCCGAAGGCGTTCGAGCGTGACGAGTTGGACGTCATGTTGCGCGAGGCGCGCACACCCAAGGTGCACGACTGGCTCGTGACCTACGTGGTGAAGAAGAACCCGCACTCCGAAGAGCTGCGTCTGGCCTGGTCCGCCGATCCGGATCCGGTGGTCGCGAGTGCCGGCTGGGCGCTGACCACCGAACGCGTGACGAAGGAGCCCGAGGGCCTCGACCTCGCAGGGCTGCTCGACGTCATCGAGGCGGAGATGAAAGACGCCCCGGATCGCCTGCAGTGGGCGATGAACCACTGCCTGGCTCAGATCGGGATCGAGCATGCCGAGCACCGCGCCCGTGCCATCGACATCGGTGAGCGCTTGAAGGTGCTCGAGGACTACCCGACTTCCCCGGGCTGCACGTCTCCGTTCGCGCCCATCTGGATCACCGAGATGGTGCGCCGACAGCACGACAAGT